A single Blastococcus colisei DNA region contains:
- a CDS encoding YdcF family protein → MGVRIGNLLNRVAGAAVLALVLLITSTGLAIWWNARQDSRPVSDAIVVLGSAQYNGVPSSIFEARLEHAIALYEQGVAPVIVTVGGRAAGDQFTEAVAGREYLAQAGIPEEALLAVEEGVDTLQSMRVVAAALAERGWNTAVVVTDPWHAMRAERMAEDSGIEAESSPTRQGPAVQTRATQFRYILRETAAYLLYRATGESVAGAPGIG, encoded by the coding sequence GTGGGGGTGCGCATCGGGAACCTGTTGAACCGGGTGGCTGGAGCCGCCGTTCTCGCCCTCGTGCTGCTGATCACCTCGACGGGGCTGGCCATCTGGTGGAACGCCCGGCAGGACTCGCGCCCCGTCTCCGACGCGATCGTGGTGCTCGGTTCGGCCCAGTACAACGGCGTCCCGTCGTCGATCTTCGAGGCGCGCCTGGAGCACGCGATCGCCCTCTACGAGCAGGGTGTGGCACCGGTGATCGTCACCGTCGGCGGCCGGGCCGCCGGCGACCAGTTCACCGAGGCGGTGGCCGGCCGGGAGTACCTGGCGCAGGCCGGGATCCCGGAGGAGGCCCTGCTCGCCGTGGAGGAGGGCGTCGACACCCTGCAGAGCATGCGCGTGGTCGCGGCGGCCCTCGCCGAGCGCGGCTGGAACACCGCCGTCGTCGTCACCGACCCGTGGCACGCGATGCGGGCCGAGCGGATGGCCGAGGACTCCGGCATCGAGGCGGAGAGCTCGCCGACCCGGCAGGGCCCGGCCGTGCAGACCCGCGCCACCCAGTTCCGCTACATCCTGCGGGAGACTGCTGCCTATCTGCTCTACCGCGCGACCGGCGAGAGCGTCGCCGGGGCACCCGGGATCGGCTGA
- a CDS encoding type IV toxin-antitoxin system AbiEi family antitoxin domain-containing protein, with product MRTHPAVPLAVAEPARRRLGIFTTADLAERGVSKEEVRTATRAGTWVRLRTGVFVSAADLAEVERSGRRPGLEALAVTTSLGRPSAVLSGVTAAWVWGLPRPRTSQSIVQLTDPHRWRRGRGWLMTRAELPDAEVTQRGAYRVTTADRTLVDVARTWPEIHAVAAIDAALLRRLTTEEDLRRVLDRQANVPGIPRAVRAAALADGRAESWLETCGRLTFAALGLPPFVPQVELWAEGRLLKVVDGWYPEAALAVEFDGRVKYLRPRYGRTPEEELWQEKRSEDLLRSLGVRFVRLAAEDMPAARRTRLETLVRRQLAVDGPREREFSEVPREAGRWRGTDAGDDGWLSRADDGVGTRRPG from the coding sequence GTGCGCACCCATCCCGCCGTCCCGCTGGCCGTCGCCGAACCAGCCCGCCGCAGGCTCGGCATCTTCACCACGGCTGATCTGGCCGAGCGTGGCGTCAGCAAGGAGGAGGTCCGGACGGCAACGCGTGCCGGAACATGGGTGCGACTCCGGACCGGGGTGTTCGTCAGCGCGGCCGACCTGGCCGAGGTGGAGCGGAGCGGGCGCCGTCCTGGCCTGGAAGCGCTCGCCGTCACCACCAGCCTCGGTCGCCCGTCCGCGGTGCTGAGCGGCGTGACTGCGGCGTGGGTGTGGGGACTCCCCCGTCCGCGGACGAGCCAGTCGATCGTGCAGCTCACCGACCCGCATCGGTGGCGCCGTGGTCGCGGCTGGCTCATGACCCGCGCCGAACTGCCCGACGCCGAAGTGACGCAGCGGGGCGCCTACCGGGTGACGACCGCTGACCGCACCCTGGTCGATGTGGCCCGCACCTGGCCCGAGATCCACGCCGTCGCCGCCATCGACGCCGCGCTGCTGCGCCGGCTGACCACCGAGGAGGACCTGCGCCGGGTGCTCGACCGCCAGGCGAACGTGCCGGGCATCCCGCGGGCGGTTCGGGCGGCCGCTCTCGCCGACGGCCGGGCCGAGTCGTGGCTGGAGACCTGCGGTCGGTTGACCTTCGCTGCGCTCGGACTGCCACCGTTCGTGCCGCAGGTCGAGTTGTGGGCGGAGGGCCGGCTGCTGAAGGTCGTCGACGGCTGGTACCCCGAGGCCGCGCTGGCGGTGGAGTTCGACGGGCGGGTCAAGTACCTGCGTCCGAGGTACGGGCGCACGCCGGAGGAGGAACTCTGGCAGGAGAAGCGCTCCGAGGACCTGCTCCGCTCGCTCGGCGTGCGCTTCGTCCGCCTCGCCGCCGAGGATATGCCCGCGGCTCGCCGCACCCGGCTCGAGACCCTCGTGCGCCGGCAGCTGGCCGTCGACGGACCTCGCGAGCGCGAGTTCAGCGAGGTGCCACGGGAGGCCGGACGGTGGCGCGGCACCGACGCCGGGGACGATGGGTGGCTGTCCCGGGCGGATGACGGTGTGGGCACCCGTCGCCCGGGTTGA
- the dusB gene encoding tRNA dihydrouridine synthase DusB: MTASPLPALKLGALAVDPAVVLAPMAGITNPAFRTLCREFGAGLYVCEMITTRALVERSAKTLQMVRATADEKDAFSVQLYGVDPATVGRAVEMLVDEGVAGTRPAHIDLNFGCPVPKVTRKGGGSALPWRRVLFRDIVRSAVRAAKDVPVTVKTRIGIDADHVTYIDAGRTAQDEGAAAITLHGRTADQLYSGTADWSPIARLVEAVDIPVLGNGDIWEADDALRMVAETGCAGVVIGRGCLGRPWLFGDLAAAFAGAPRRALPTMAEVAAIMHRHATLLSEEQGEVHGCTDFRKHVAWYLKGFSVGSDVRRALAMVSGLDEIAELLARIPDQPYPVAVLGAPRGRTSPPRAVALPEGWLADRDDPRPPAGAELEVSGG; encoded by the coding sequence GTGACCGCCTCGCCGTTGCCTGCCTTGAAGCTGGGTGCGCTGGCGGTCGACCCCGCGGTGGTGCTCGCGCCGATGGCCGGGATCACCAACCCGGCCTTCCGCACGCTGTGCCGGGAGTTCGGGGCCGGTCTCTACGTCTGCGAGATGATCACGACGCGGGCGCTGGTCGAGCGCAGCGCGAAGACCCTCCAGATGGTGCGGGCCACCGCCGACGAGAAGGACGCGTTCTCGGTCCAGCTCTACGGCGTCGACCCGGCCACGGTCGGACGCGCGGTGGAGATGCTGGTCGACGAGGGCGTCGCCGGCACCCGGCCCGCGCACATCGACCTCAACTTCGGGTGCCCCGTGCCCAAGGTGACCCGCAAGGGCGGCGGATCGGCGCTGCCGTGGCGGCGGGTGCTCTTCCGCGACATCGTGCGGTCCGCCGTCCGGGCGGCGAAGGACGTGCCGGTCACCGTCAAGACCCGCATCGGCATCGACGCCGACCACGTCACCTACATCGACGCCGGCCGGACGGCGCAGGACGAGGGCGCCGCCGCCATCACGCTGCACGGGCGCACCGCCGACCAGCTCTACAGCGGCACCGCCGACTGGTCGCCCATCGCGCGGCTGGTCGAGGCCGTCGACATCCCGGTGCTGGGCAACGGCGACATCTGGGAGGCCGACGACGCGTTGCGGATGGTGGCCGAGACCGGCTGCGCCGGCGTGGTCATCGGCCGCGGTTGCCTGGGCCGGCCCTGGCTGTTCGGCGACCTCGCGGCCGCCTTCGCCGGCGCGCCCCGGCGCGCGCTGCCGACCATGGCCGAGGTGGCCGCGATCATGCACCGGCACGCCACCCTCCTGTCGGAGGAGCAGGGCGAGGTGCACGGCTGCACCGACTTCCGCAAGCACGTCGCCTGGTACCTCAAGGGCTTCTCGGTGGGCTCCGACGTCCGCCGGGCGCTGGCCATGGTGAGCGGTCTCGACGAGATCGCCGAGCTGCTCGCGAGGATCCCCGACCAGCCCTACCCGGTCGCCGTCCTCGGCGCCCCGCGCGGGCGCACCAGCCCGCCGCGGGCGGTCGCCCTGCCCGAGGGCTGGCTGGCCGACCGCGACGACCCCCGGCCGCCGGCCGGAGCCGAGCTGGAGGTCAGCGGCGGATGA
- the dnaG gene encoding DNA primase, with protein sequence MAGRGRIRAADIALVRERSKIDEIVGEHLQLKRAGGGSLKGLCPFHDEKSPSFQVTPTRNLYHCFGCGVGGDVISFVQNIDHLSFSEAVELLAGRANVELHYEDDSGRATGAPDRANVGQRARLVAANTAAAAFFAEQLGTPEAAPARQFLAERGFDRQVALDFGCGFAPGGWDALTRHLRAKGFAQAELVTGGLAKESSRGTLIDRFHRRLVWPIRDITGDVIGFGARKLMDDDPGPKYLNTPETPLYKKSTVLYGIERAKRDIAKRHQAVVVEGYTDVMACHLAGVTTAVASCGTAFGGEHISVLRRLLMDQDEFRGEVVYTFDGDAAGQAAAMKTFAEDQRFVGQTFVAVEPNGHDPCELRQEHGDAAVRDLVARRSPLIEFVLKTTLAGYDLDTVEGRVAALEKTAPLLAQIKDHALRPAYARRLAGLLGLPDESDVMERLRRLTGEGGDAGRGRPRARMPQKSPDDVAVEIEREAVKAALQVPEIAGPSFDAVPPDAYTDPDYAAVAAAVAAAGGAAGTTVTGAAWLEQLTAHCSRESARAQLTALAVEPMRTVGEGDAHYVNALMARLQEIYTVRQIAAVKGKLQRMNPVESSDAYMKAFKQLMDLEQLAISLRKRATGGLTP encoded by the coding sequence ATGGCCGGCCGGGGACGCATCCGGGCCGCGGACATCGCACTGGTCCGCGAACGCTCGAAGATCGACGAGATCGTCGGTGAGCACCTGCAGCTCAAGCGCGCGGGCGGCGGCAGCCTGAAGGGTCTGTGCCCGTTCCACGACGAGAAGTCGCCGTCGTTCCAGGTGACTCCAACGCGAAATCTCTACCATTGTTTCGGCTGCGGAGTAGGCGGCGACGTCATCTCTTTCGTGCAGAACATCGACCATTTGTCGTTTTCCGAGGCCGTCGAGCTATTAGCCGGGCGGGCGAACGTCGAGCTGCACTACGAGGACGACAGCGGCCGGGCCACCGGCGCTCCCGACCGTGCCAACGTCGGCCAGCGGGCCCGCCTTGTCGCGGCCAACACCGCCGCCGCGGCATTCTTCGCCGAGCAGCTGGGGACGCCGGAGGCGGCCCCCGCCCGGCAGTTCCTCGCCGAGCGCGGGTTCGACCGGCAGGTGGCGCTCGACTTCGGCTGCGGCTTCGCACCCGGCGGCTGGGACGCGCTTACCCGGCACCTGCGCGCCAAGGGGTTCGCCCAGGCCGAGCTGGTCACCGGCGGGCTGGCCAAGGAGTCCTCCCGCGGCACGCTCATCGACCGCTTCCACCGGCGGCTGGTCTGGCCGATCCGCGACATCACCGGCGACGTCATCGGCTTCGGCGCCCGCAAGCTGATGGACGACGACCCGGGGCCGAAGTACCTCAACACTCCCGAGACGCCGCTGTACAAGAAGAGCACCGTGCTCTACGGCATCGAGCGGGCCAAGCGGGACATCGCCAAGCGGCACCAGGCCGTCGTCGTCGAGGGCTACACCGACGTGATGGCCTGCCACCTGGCCGGGGTGACGACGGCGGTCGCCTCCTGCGGCACGGCGTTCGGCGGCGAGCACATCAGCGTGCTGCGGCGCCTGCTGATGGACCAGGACGAGTTCCGCGGCGAGGTCGTCTACACCTTCGACGGGGACGCGGCGGGCCAGGCGGCGGCCATGAAGACCTTCGCCGAGGACCAGCGGTTCGTGGGGCAGACGTTCGTCGCGGTCGAGCCGAACGGGCACGACCCGTGCGAGCTGCGTCAGGAACACGGCGACGCCGCCGTCCGCGACCTCGTCGCCCGGCGCAGCCCGCTGATCGAGTTCGTGCTGAAGACGACGCTGGCCGGCTACGACCTCGACACCGTCGAGGGCCGCGTCGCCGCGCTGGAGAAGACCGCGCCGCTGCTGGCCCAGATCAAGGACCACGCCCTGCGTCCCGCCTACGCCCGGCGGCTGGCGGGGCTGCTCGGCCTGCCCGACGAGTCCGACGTCATGGAGCGGCTGCGGCGGCTCACCGGGGAGGGGGGTGACGCCGGCCGCGGCCGGCCCCGCGCGCGGATGCCGCAGAAGAGCCCGGACGACGTCGCCGTCGAGATCGAACGGGAGGCGGTGAAGGCGGCCCTCCAGGTCCCGGAGATCGCCGGGCCGTCGTTCGACGCCGTCCCCCCCGACGCCTACACCGACCCCGACTACGCGGCGGTGGCCGCCGCCGTCGCGGCCGCCGGAGGCGCGGCGGGCACGACGGTCACCGGCGCGGCCTGGCTGGAGCAGCTCACCGCCCACTGCTCCCGGGAGTCCGCCCGCGCGCAGCTGACGGCGCTGGCCGTCGAGCCCATGCGGACGGTGGGGGAGGGCGACGCCCACTACGTGAACGCCCTGATGGCCCGGCTCCAGGAGATCTACACCGTCCGCCAGATCGCGGCGGTGAAGGGGAAACTGCAGCGGATGAACCCGGTCGAGTCCTCCGACGCGTACATGAAGGCGTTCAAGCAGCTGATGGACCTCGAACAGCTGGCGATCTCGCTGCGCAAGCGGGCGACGGGCGGGCTGACCCCGTGA
- the ppdK gene encoding pyruvate, phosphate dikinase, with translation MTSGTDQSTRTKWVYDFSEGNKDQKYLLGGKGANLAEMTNLGLPVPPGFTITTDACRYYLENGGTPPDLDEQVTEYLDALQKAMGKTLGDPADPLLVSVRSGAAASMPGMMETVLNVGLNDESVHGLAQQSGSERFAWDSYRRLIQMFGKTVLGIDGELFDDALDEAKAEQGTDLDLDLDAEHLKDVVDRFKTIVREHTGTDFPQDPREQMDMAINAVFDSWNADRAIIYRRRERIPSDAGTAVNVCSMVFGNLGADSGTGVAFTRDPGSGAQGVYGDYLQNAQGEDVVAGIRNTVPLTDLQDIDSDAYDELMTTMSRLESHYRDLCDIEFTIERNKLWMLQTRVGKRTAAAAFVIATQLVDEGLIDMDEAVRRVTGDQLAQLMFPRFVSGGDATQLTQGMNASPGAAVGKAVFSSEEAAKWADRGEKVVLVRRETNPDDLSGMIAAQGVLTSRGGKTSHAAVVARGMGKTCVCGAEELQVDTKARKFTAPDGTEVNEGDVISIDGSTGRVWLGEVPVEPSSVVRYFEGEIDPESDDADDLVRSVHRLLTHADEVRRLDVRTNADTPEDSARARRFGARGIGLCRTEHMFLGDRRQLVEKLILADGDDERQAALDALEPLQKQDFLEIFEAMDGLPVTVRLLDPPLHEFLPDLTELSVRVALAEERGEPDEGSLRLLAAVRGMHESNPMLGLRGVRLGLVVPGLFAMQVRAIAEAACERKRAGGDPRPEIMIPLVGAVQELEAIREESERVLAQVCEECGIDVTPLIGTMIEVPRAALTAGEIAEYAEFFSFGTNDLTQMTWGFSRDDVEAAFFHQYLDKGIFGISPFESLDRDGVGRLVQIGAEAGRAARPDLKLGICGEHGGDPDSVHFFHEVGLDYVSCSPFRVPVARLEAGRAALEGDRAGA, from the coding sequence GTGACCAGCGGTACGGATCAGTCGACGCGGACGAAGTGGGTCTACGACTTCAGCGAGGGCAACAAGGACCAGAAGTACCTGCTGGGCGGCAAGGGCGCCAACCTGGCCGAGATGACGAACCTGGGCCTGCCCGTACCGCCCGGCTTCACGATCACCACGGACGCCTGCCGCTACTACCTGGAGAACGGCGGCACCCCGCCCGACCTCGACGAGCAGGTCACCGAGTACCTGGATGCCCTGCAGAAGGCCATGGGCAAGACGCTCGGCGACCCCGCCGACCCGCTCCTGGTGTCGGTGCGCTCCGGCGCCGCGGCCTCCATGCCCGGGATGATGGAGACCGTCCTCAACGTCGGCCTCAACGACGAGTCGGTGCACGGCCTGGCGCAGCAGTCGGGCAGCGAGCGCTTCGCCTGGGACTCCTACCGCCGGCTCATCCAGATGTTCGGCAAGACCGTCCTCGGCATCGACGGCGAACTGTTCGACGACGCCCTCGACGAGGCCAAGGCCGAGCAGGGCACCGATCTGGACCTCGACCTCGACGCCGAGCACCTGAAGGACGTCGTCGACCGGTTCAAGACCATCGTCCGGGAGCACACCGGCACCGATTTCCCGCAGGACCCGCGCGAGCAGATGGACATGGCGATCAACGCCGTCTTCGACTCGTGGAACGCCGACCGGGCGATCATCTACCGCCGCCGCGAGCGCATCCCCAGTGACGCCGGCACCGCCGTCAACGTCTGCTCGATGGTGTTCGGGAACCTGGGGGCCGACTCGGGCACCGGGGTGGCCTTCACCCGTGACCCGGGCAGCGGCGCGCAGGGCGTCTACGGCGACTACCTGCAGAACGCCCAGGGCGAGGACGTCGTCGCCGGCATCCGGAACACGGTTCCCCTGACGGACCTGCAGGACATCGACTCCGACGCCTACGACGAGCTGATGACGACGATGTCGCGCCTGGAGTCGCACTACCGCGACCTGTGCGACATCGAGTTCACGATCGAGCGCAACAAGCTCTGGATGCTGCAGACCCGCGTCGGCAAGCGCACCGCCGCGGCTGCCTTCGTCATCGCCACCCAGCTGGTCGACGAGGGCCTCATCGACATGGACGAGGCGGTCCGCCGCGTCACCGGCGACCAGCTGGCCCAGCTGATGTTCCCGCGCTTCGTCTCGGGTGGGGACGCCACGCAGCTCACCCAGGGCATGAACGCCTCACCGGGCGCCGCCGTCGGCAAGGCGGTCTTCTCGTCGGAGGAGGCCGCGAAGTGGGCCGACCGCGGAGAGAAGGTCGTCCTGGTGCGCCGGGAGACCAACCCCGACGACCTCTCCGGGATGATCGCCGCCCAGGGCGTGCTGACCAGCCGGGGCGGCAAGACCTCGCACGCGGCCGTCGTCGCCCGGGGGATGGGCAAGACCTGCGTCTGCGGTGCCGAGGAGCTGCAGGTCGACACGAAGGCCCGGAAGTTCACCGCCCCCGACGGCACCGAGGTCAACGAGGGTGACGTGATCTCCATCGACGGGTCGACCGGCCGGGTCTGGCTGGGCGAGGTGCCGGTGGAGCCGTCGTCGGTGGTCCGCTACTTCGAGGGCGAGATCGACCCGGAGTCCGACGACGCCGACGACCTGGTGCGCAGCGTCCACCGGCTCCTCACCCACGCCGACGAGGTGCGGCGGCTCGACGTCCGCACCAACGCCGACACCCCCGAGGACTCCGCCCGTGCCCGGCGCTTCGGTGCTCGCGGCATCGGGCTGTGCCGGACCGAGCACATGTTCCTCGGCGATCGCCGGCAGCTGGTGGAAAAGCTGATCCTGGCCGACGGCGACGACGAGCGGCAGGCCGCGCTCGACGCACTGGAGCCGCTGCAGAAGCAGGACTTCCTGGAGATCTTCGAGGCGATGGACGGGCTGCCAGTGACCGTCCGGCTGCTCGACCCGCCGCTGCACGAGTTCCTGCCCGACCTCACCGAGCTGTCGGTCCGCGTCGCGCTGGCCGAAGAGCGGGGCGAGCCCGACGAGGGCAGCCTGCGCCTGCTGGCCGCCGTGCGGGGGATGCACGAGTCCAACCCGATGCTGGGCCTGCGCGGGGTGCGGCTCGGCCTCGTCGTCCCGGGGCTGTTCGCCATGCAGGTCCGGGCGATCGCCGAGGCGGCCTGTGAGCGCAAGCGGGCCGGCGGCGACCCGCGGCCGGAGATCATGATCCCGCTCGTCGGCGCCGTGCAGGAACTCGAGGCCATCCGCGAGGAGTCCGAACGGGTTCTCGCACAGGTCTGCGAGGAGTGCGGCATCGACGTCACGCCGCTGATCGGCACGATGATCGAGGTGCCGCGGGCCGCGCTCACGGCCGGGGAGATCGCCGAGTACGCCGAGTTCTTCTCCTTCGGCACCAACGACCTCACCCAGATGACGTGGGGCTTCTCCCGGGACGACGTCGAGGCCGCGTTCTTCCACCAGTACCTGGACAAGGGGATCTTCGGCATCTCCCCGTTCGAGTCCCTGGACCGCGACGGCGTCGGCCGGCTCGTGCAGATCGGCGCCGAGGCCGGCCGAGCCGCGCGCCCCGACCTGAAGCTCGGCATCTGCGGTGAGCACGGCGGCGACCCGGACTCGGTGCACTTCTTCCACGAGGTCGGGCTCGACTACGTCTCCTGCTCCCCGTTCCGCGTGCCGGTCGCCCGGCTCGAGGCCGGCCGCGCCGCCCTGGAGGGCGACCGCGCAGGCGCCTGA